Proteins encoded in a region of the Bradyrhizobium sp. CB3481 genome:
- a CDS encoding flavin reductase family protein, with amino-acid sequence MDTENIHFYEPSKGHGLHNPFNAIIAPRPIGWISSRNAKGQLNLAPYSFFNAFNYDPPILGFASISWKDSVQNVLETREFVWNLVTRELGEQMNKTAAPLAHGVSEFESAGLTAAPSRHVSVPRVRECRAAMECKVTEVVQFKNWKGETVQGWLVLGEVVAVYIDKTLIKDGVYQTALANPILRAGRGGDYVEVTEDRMFEMDRPPGSSHPAFHGS; translated from the coding sequence GTGGATACCGAAAACATACACTTCTACGAGCCATCCAAGGGGCATGGACTTCATAACCCGTTCAACGCGATCATTGCGCCGCGTCCCATCGGCTGGATTTCCTCCCGAAACGCGAAGGGGCAACTCAACCTTGCGCCTTACAGCTTCTTCAATGCGTTCAATTATGACCCGCCGATCCTGGGATTTGCATCCATTTCCTGGAAAGACAGCGTCCAGAACGTGTTGGAAACGCGTGAGTTCGTCTGGAACCTCGTGACCAGGGAATTGGGCGAACAGATGAACAAGACGGCGGCCCCGCTGGCACACGGTGTAAGTGAATTCGAGAGCGCAGGATTGACGGCCGCGCCTAGCCGCCATGTCAGCGTCCCGCGCGTGCGCGAATGCCGGGCGGCGATGGAATGCAAAGTGACCGAGGTCGTCCAGTTCAAGAACTGGAAGGGCGAGACGGTCCAGGGATGGCTTGTTCTCGGCGAGGTCGTCGCGGTTTACATCGACAAAACCCTCATCAAAGACGGCGTTTATCAGACCGCGCTTGCCAATCCGATCCTTCGTGCTGGACGGGGCGGGGACTACGTCGAGGTAACCGAGGACCGAATGTTCGAAATGG